One genomic segment of Coffea arabica cultivar ET-39 chromosome 6e, Coffea Arabica ET-39 HiFi, whole genome shotgun sequence includes these proteins:
- the LOC113695213 gene encoding pyruvate kinase, cytosolic isozyme: MAVLSESVFFSLMSSCNSGVKATSGMINGHVHDQGHVVNQEVHQHQQQKRPKTKIVCTLGPASRSVEMIEKLLKAGMNVARFNFSHGTHQYHQETLDNLRTAMQNTGILCAVMLDTKGPEIRTGLLKQGKPIQLKQGQEITISTDYTIRGDENMISMSYKKLAEDLEPNSVILCSDGTITLTVLDCDKKLGLVRCRCENSAVLGEKKNVNLPGVIVDLPTLTEKDKEDILGWGVPNRIDIIALSFVRKGSDLVAVRKLLGEHAKSIMLMSKVENQEGVANFDEILANSDAFMVARGDLGMEIPIEKIFLAQKVMIHKCNIQGKPVVTATQMLESMIKSPRPTRAEATDVANAVIDGTDCVMLSGETAAGAYPEIAVQTMAKICMEAEDSLNYHEVFKRTMENAPMPMSPLESLACAAVQTASSSKAALIIVLTRGGTTAKLVSKYRPSMPILSVVVPEIRTDSFDWSCSNESPAMHGLVFRGVVPVLSSASTRASHTESTKEALDFAIQYAKSKQLCKPGETAVVLYHYESSVIKILTIA, translated from the exons ATGGCTGTTCTTAGTGAATCTGTGTTTTTCTCTCTGATGTCGAGTTGTAATTCTGGAGTTAAGGCAACTTCAGGCATGATTAATGGTCACGTTCATGATCAGGGTCATGTCGTGAATCAAGAAGTCCATCAGCATCAGCAGCAGAAGAGGCCTAAGACAAAGATTGTTTGTACTCTGGGACCTGCCTCGAGATCGGTGGAGATGATAGAGAAGCTGTTGAAGGCAGGCATGAATGTTGCTcgtttcaacttttctcatggTACTCATCAGTACCATCAAGAAACGCTTGATAATCTTCGGACTGCCATGCAAAATACTGGGATCCTTTGTGCGGTTATGTTGGATACTAAg GGACCAGAGATAAGGACTGGTTTATTGAAGCAAGGAAAGCCAATCCAACTTAAACAGGGCCAAGAAATCACAATCTCCACGGATTACACCATAAGGGGTGATGAGAATATGATCTCAATGAGCTACAAGAAGCTGGCTGAGGATTTGGAACCAAACAGCGTTATTTTGTGCTCTGATGGAACAATAACACTTACAGTCCTGGATTGTGATAAGAAGCTGGGACTGGTTCGGTGCCGTTGCGAAAACTCTGCAGTTTTAGGTGAGAAGAAGAATGTCAATCTTCCTGGAGTTATTGTGGACCTTCCTACCTTGACTGAGAAAGACAAGGAAGATATCTTGGGGTGGGGAGTCCCCAACAGGATTGACATTATTGCCCTGTCATTTGTTCGCAAAGGTTCAGATCTTGTAGCAGTCAGAAAGCTGCTTGGCGAGCATGCCAAAAGCATTATGCTAATGTCCAAG GTTGAGAATCAAGAAGGGGTGGCTAATTTCGATGAAATCCTGGCGAATTCAGATGCTTTTATGGTGGCTAGGGGGGACTTGGGAATGGAGATCCCAATTGAAAAAATATTTCTAGCACAAAAGGTGATGATTCACAAGTGCAATATCCAAGGAAAACCTGTAGTTACAGCAACTCAGATGTTGGAATCCATGATCAAATCTCCCCGGCCAACTCGAGCTGAAGCAACAGATGTGGCTAATGCAGTTATTGATGGGACTGATTGTGTGATGCTTAGTGGTGAAACAGCTGCTGGGGCATATCCTGAAATTGCTGTTCAAACCATGGCCAAGATTTGTATGGAAGCTGAGGATTCTCTCAATTATCACGAAGTATTCAAAAGAACCATGGAGAATGCACCTATGCCTATGAGCCCATTAGAGAGTTTGGCCTGTGCAGCAGTGCAAACAGCAAGCTCCTCCAAGGCTGCTCTCATTATAGTCCTAACCAGAGGTGGAACCACAGCTAAGCTTGTCTCGAAATATCGGCCAAGTATGCCAATCTTGTCTGTGGTGGTGCCAGAGATAAGAACTGATTCCTTCGATTGGTCATGCAGTAATGAATCTCCAGCAATGCACGGCCTTGTCTTCCGTGGGGTTGTACCTGTTTTGAGCTCCGCATCTACCAGAGCATCTCATACTGAATCCACGAAAGAAGCATTGGACTTTGCCATCCAATATGCCAAGTCCAAACAGCTTTGCAAGCCTGGAGAAACTGCTGTGGTGCTTTATCACTATGAAAGCAGTGTTATCAAGATCTTAACCATCGCCTGA